The Campylobacter concisus genome contains the following window.
GCCATCTTTTTAGTTAGCACCGTGACAAGCACACGCTCATTTCTAGCGATGACCGCCTTTGCCTCGTCAAATAGTACCTCACTTGATTGTCACTATTTTTTATCTCAATGAGCGGATCTAGTAGTCCAGTAGGACGCAAAATTTGCTCATATACATGTCCCTGACTGATACCAAGCTCGTACTCGTTTGGCGTGGCTGAGACAAAGAGAAATTTCGCCTTTTTGCTTATAAACTCGTCAAATTTAAGAGGTCTGTTATCAAGCGCTGATGGCAAGCGAAATCCATACTCTACAAGCACCTCTTTACGGCTCCTATCGCCTGCGTACATACCCCTAAACTGTGGCAAACTCACATGGCTCTCATCGACGATAACCAGATAGTCTTTGCCGCTTATCTCAAAGTAGTCAAACATCGAGTATGGCGTCTCTCCGGGCTTTTGACCAGTTAGGTGGCGCGCGTAGTTTTCTATACCTTTGCACATACCCGTACTTGCCATCATCTCAAGGTCAAACTCCACCCTTTGCTTTAGCCTCTGCGCCTCGACTAGCTTGCCCTGCTCGTTAAATTCTTTCAAACGCGCATCAAGCTCCTCTTCGATCTCCTTCATCGCGATCTTTAGTCTATCAGCGCCCACGATAAACTGACTGGTGGCATAAAGCGTAAATTTAGAGATATCCTTTAGGCGTTTATTATCAAGCACGTCAAAATGATACATCGCATCGATCTCATCACCGAAAAACTCAACTCTCAGGCTTCGTCGTTGTAATAAGCTGGGTAAATATCCACCACATCGCCATTTACACGAAAATCCCCCCTGTCAAAGTAGTTGTCATTGCGCTTATAGCCCATATCCACAAGCTGTTCTAAAAGCTTTCTTTGGCTTATCTTCTCACCAACGCTAAGATATGCCACCATCCCCTTATACTCGCTTGGATTACCAAGTCCGTAGTTTGCAGAGACTGAGGCGATACAGATCACATCATCAAAGCTTAGCAAACTAGCCGTCGCAGAGAGACGCAGGCGCTCAAGCTCCTCATTCACCGAGCTATCCTTTTCTATATATAGGTCGCTTCTTGGGATGTATGCCTCTGGTTGATAGTAGTCGTAGTAGCTTATGAAGTACTCGACATGGTTTTTTGGGAAAAAGCCCTTAAATTCGCTGTAAAGCTGAGCAGCAAGGGATTTGTTATGCGTCATTATAAGCGTTGGCATGTTTAGCTCACGTATGACATTTGCCATGGTGAAAGTCTTACCTGATCCTGTCACGCCTAGAAGAGTTTGGTATTTATTGCCTGAATTTATGCCTTTTACTATCTCTTTTATCGCTCTTGCTTGGTCGCTGCTTGGGCTAAATTTAGATGAAATTTCAAATTTACTCATTGATTGCCTTTAAATTTGGGCGAATTTTATAGCAAAGATAGTGCTTTGTCAAATGAGAATTTTAATAAGAATTTAGCCTCTGCGTGTTAGAATACGAGCCTAATTATTATTTTAAAGGAACTTTTATGTTTGAAGATAATGCGATCTTAACCACACTAAGCGATAAAGTAAATGACCTAATCACAAAATATGACGAACTTTGCAAAACGAACGAAGAGTTGCGTAATGAGATCGTAACTTTAAAAGCACAAAATGAGGCGAAAAGCAATCAAATCATGCGTTTAGAAGAGGATCTTGACAAGAAAAATACCGAAGCTGACGATGTAATGAGAAAAATCGAAGCTGTCCTTGGCAGATAAGCTTGGCTAAAATATGAAAAAAATTACGCTCACTATATCATCTCGCGACTACACGATCACGCTTGATGATGATTTTGCTAAATTCTTTGAAGATGACTGGCAAAATTTAATGGGCGGACGCCAATTTATCGAGCCAAAAGAGCTTTTAAACGCCTTTATAGAAAAATGTTATGAGAATTATGCTGTGATAAAGGCAGTAAAAAATTTAACTGGCAATGTTGATGAGATATTAAAGCGAGAAGAGAGATGAAAAGACGAGCTTACACCTTGCTTGAGCTAATATTTATAGTAGTTATACTAGGTATTTTAAGCACAGTCGCTATACCTAGGCTATTTTTTTCTAGAAGTGATGCTACCATCTCAAATGCCAAAACTCAACTTGCCGCTATAAGAAGCGGAATTTCACTAAAATACAATGACAATATCTTGCAAGCAAAGCCAGAATTTCCACAAAAACTAGACGATGGCGATCCAAGCAGACTCTTTAAAAATGTTATAAATATACCGATAAAAGATAGCGGCAGCAAAAATGGCTGGCACAGAATAAGCGATGACAAATACACATTTAGGCTAGATGGCAAAGTAGCAAATTTCAAATACGACAAAAATACTGGTGATTTTGGTTGCAGTGATGAAAATGAAATTTGCAAATCACTTCAATAATGCACTATTACATACTCGCATTTTATGGGCTAAATTTAGCCCCACTCACTTATGAAAGCGATCAAAAACTAGAAAAATTTCAAGGCGTAAAAGCTTCTTTAAGAGGCAAAATTCTTACTGCTTTTATCGTAAACGAGACTGGCAAGCCAGAGTTTAAAACAAGTAAAATTTTAGAAATTCTACCGATTAATTTAACTTCAATGCAAAGCGAATTGGCAATATTTATCTCAAAATATTACACATGCGAGCTTGGCATCAGCCTAAATTTATTTGAACCAAATGACACTATTGCAGCAGATAAATTTTATGAAAATCAAAATTTTAATGTGGCACCCAAACTAAGCGAAAAACAGCAAGAGACTTTGGATTTTATAAATAAACGTAAAATTTCACTCATCTTTGGCGACACTGGAAGCGGAAAAAGCGAGATTTACATCGCTAAGATCAGAGAAATTTTAAACGCAGGCAGCCAAGCGCTATTTTTAATGCCTGAAATTTCACTCACGCCACAAATGCAAAAACGCCTTGAGAGCTTCTTTGGCGAGGCAGTAGCAGTCTGGCACTCAAAGATAACATCAAAGAAAAAAGAGCAAATTTTAAAAGATATAAAAAGTGGCAAAGTTAGGCTAATCGCAGGTGCAAGATCTGCTTTGTTTTTACCACTTGAGAGGCTAAAACTCATTATCATCGACGAAGAACATGACGATAGCTACAAAAATACAGGCTCAAAGCCACACTACAACGCAAGAGATCTTGCCCTCTTTCTAACTAGTAAATTTGATCTACAAGTGGTGCTTGGAAGTGCCACGCCAAGTCTTACTAGCTTTTACAAGCAGGAGCATTTTCGCTTAAAAGGGACATATTTTGATTCGCAAAAAAATTACATTTTCGATGAGAGCGAGACTGGAATTAGTGAAATTTTAAAAGATGAAATTTCAAAAACACTCGCAAATAAAAAGCAAGCTGTCATCTGCCTGCCAACAAGGGCAAATTTTAAATATCTAGTCTGCAAAAACTGCGGCGAAACGCTAAAGTGCCAATTTTGCAGCATCGGTATGAGCTATTACAAAAAACAAAACGTGCTAAAGTGTCAATACTGCGAGCATAAAATGACTGTGCCAAAGACCTGCCATCAGTGCGGTAGCGAGATGATAGAGGCCAAAAAGATCGGTACGAGCGAGCTACTTGAGAGGTTGCAAGCTGAGTTTGCTAATGCCAGAATAGCTAAATTTGACAGGGACGAGATAACGACGCAAAACAAGCTCGTAAAGGCTTTAAAAGAATTTAACGACGGCAAAATAGACATCTTGCTTGGCACGCAGATGCTAAGTAAGGGGCATGATTATCACAACGTTGAGCTTGCTGTCATCATGGGATTTGACGAGCTTTTAAATTTTCCTGATTATAAAGCCAGAGAGCGAACGCTTGCCCTTGCCATGCAAGTAGCCGGAAGAGCTGGCAGAAACGGGGTTGGCAGAGTTATCATTCAAAGCAAACAAAGAGAATTTTTTGAGAGCTACATCAGTGATTATGACGCATTTTTAAAAGATGAGATAGATTATAGAAAAGAGCTTTATCCGCCATTTACCAGGCTTCTTCGCATTATCATCTCACATAAAGATGAAAAAATAGTAAAAAATACAATGAATGAATTTGTACAAAGAATAGAACCTTTAAGAAGCGATGAGCTTGAGATCATAGGATACGGAAAGTGCCAGATAGAGTATCTTGGAAGTAAATTTAGATATGAAATTTTACTTCGCTCAAACTCTCACATGCCTCTTTTAAAAGCTGCAAATCTCTGCAAAAGCGAACTTAGCGATATTGATATAGACCCGGTAAATTTTAGTTAAAAATGCTAGTCTAAAAACCATCCAACAAAGACATGGTAAATTTTAAAATAGATAATAGAGAAACCTAAGGCTTATGAAAGCATTATGAAATTTGATAAGTTGGCTATAAAGAGTAAGTAAAATTTTAGAAACTACATCCAATAAAAATACTAATTTTTATAAACTATTAAAAATAAATTTTCAAGCCTTTTAAAAGCCATTTTTCTTTATAATCCCCAATAAAAATTTAAAGGCAAAATTTTGCAACGATTCCCAACAAAACAGATAAAAATTCGTAATGTTCTAATAGGTGGCGACGCGCCAATATCCGTGCAATCAATGACTTTTTCAAAGACAAAAGACGTAAAAAGCACGCTTGAGCAGATACAAAGGCTATATTTTGCAGGCTGTGACATCGTGCGCTGCGCAGTTTTTGATAAAGAAGACGCAAGCGCGCTCAAGCAGATAGTTGCAGGCTCACCTATTCCAGTCGTTGCAGACATTCATTTTAATCACACCTACGCGCTTATAGTTAGCGAATTTGTCGATGCTATCCGCATAAATCCAGGCAACATTGGCTCAGCCAAAAACATAAAAGCGGTCGTTGATGCCTGCAGACAGCGAAATTTACCTATCCGCATAGGTGTAAATTCTGGCTCGCTTGAAAAGCAGTTTGAGGATCGCTATGGCCGCACAGTTGAGGCGATGGTGGAGAGTGCGATGTATAACATCAAGCTTCTTGAGGATTTTGACTTTACAGACATTAAAATTTCGCTCAAATCAAGCGACGTCGAGCGCACTATGCAAGCTTATAGGGCGCTTCGCCCAAAGACAAACTATCCGTTTCATCTTGGTGTTACTGAGGCAGGTACCACTTTTCACGCCACTATCAAGTCCGCGATCGCTCTTGGTGGGTTACTACTTGAGGGCATCGGCGACACGATGAGAGTTAGCATTACAGGTGAACTTGAAGAAGAGATCAAAGTCGCAAAAGCGATCTTAAAAGATAGTGGCCGACAAAAAGAGGGACTAAATATCATCTCATGCCCAACTTGTGGGCGTTTGCAAGCTGATCTCATGGCGGCAGTAAAGCTCGTAGAAGAAAAAACAAAAGGTATAAAAGAGCCGTTAAACGTCTCGGTCATGGGCTGCGTGGTAAATGCTATTGGTGAGGCAAAAGGTGCAGATGTTGCCATAGCATTTGGAAAAGGCAATGGCATGATAATGCGTCACGGCGAAGTGGTCGCAAGACTGCCTGAGAGCGAGCTTGTGGATAGATTTTTACAAGAGATCGATGACGAGATAAAAAGTAGAGACTAAAGGAAAAGTTGTGGCAAAGCAAAGAGTTAACGAGATAGAATTTACCAACCTTTACGACATTGATATGGAGCGAGCTATACTAAGCTCCATTTTGCAAAACAACGATATTTTAGGTGAAATTTTTGACATTGTTAAGGCAAAGGATTTTTATCTAAAAGGACATTCGCAAATATACGATGCAATGGTAGCATGCCTAAATAGCGATGATCCTATAACTATGCCATTTTTAAAAAATAGACTTGGTGAAAAATACGACGAAGAGCTAATACTAGATATTTTGGGTACAAATTCCCTAATAGACATTCAAAAATACGCAAACGAACTAAGAGAAAAATCTATAAAAAGAAGTCTCGTAAAGATCGCTCACAACATACCAAGCAAGGTAAATGAAGACAAGCCAAGCCGTGATATGGTCGATGATCTTAGCCAGGAATTTTACTCTTTGATAGAAGGTGGAAGCACTGGAGTTATAAAAGAAGGCAAAGAGATCATCATGAAAATGATGGATCATATTAATGCTCAAGCCTTGCTTGGCGAAAAAGATATTGTTGGACTTGATACTGGATTTAAGAAGCTAAATGAGATGATAAAGGGCTTTAAAAATGGTGACCTCATCATCGTCGCAGCTCGTCCAGGCATGGGGAAAACGACACTTTGTTTAAATTTTATGAGTCAGGTTTTAAAAAATAATGCTGGAGTTGTTTTTTTCTCGCTCGAGATGCCAGCTGAGCAAATAATGATGAGAATGCTAGCAAGCAAGACCTCTATCCCGCTTCAAGACATAATGACTGCAAAGATGGATGATGAAGCGTTGGCTAGATTTAGCGATGCTTGCGAGGAGTTCGCGGCTAGCAAGCTTTTTGTGCATGATAGTGGCTATGTAAATATCCATCAAGTAAGAACACAAATGCGAAAACTAAAGGCTATGCATCCTGAAATTTCACTTTGCGTGATTGATTACATCGGTCTTATGATGAGTACAAATAACTACGCTGATCGTCACGTCCAAATAGCTGAAATTTCTCGTGGGTTAAAGCTTTTGGCACGTGAGCTAGATATGCCAATCATCGCTCTTTCTCAGCTAAACAGAAGCCTAGAATCTCGCGCAAACAAACGCCCTATGCTAAGTGATCTAAGAGAGTCAGGCGCGATCGAGCAAGATGCTGACATCATTCTTTTTGTTTATAGAGATGAGTTTTATCTAGAACAAGAAGAAAAAGAGAAAGAAAAACGCGCAAGTGCCGAGGGTAAAGAGTACAAGAGCAATCACGTCTTTAATAAGCTTCAAGAAAAGGCTGAGATCATAGTTGGCAAAAATAGAAATGGCGAAACTGGCTCAGTTGATGTGCTCTTTCAAAAGCAACACTCAAGATTTGAAGATATGTCTGCAATGCCAGTATCTGATGTTTCATTTGAAGGCTGATGCGTTTTAAAGCTTTAAAGAATAAAGAATTTTTTACTATATTTTGTCTGATTTGCCTTTGCATTTTTTCTATAAATTTGGCTATTAGCTATCATAAATATCAAATTTTTATGGACAAAGGCGAACAAGAGCTAACAGCAACCGTGATTTCTAGCTACGAAAAGCTTGGAGATGACGGCAAGAAAAGGCAAATTTTAAAGCTTAAAACTGATGAGTTTTCATTTTATACGCTTGGAGCTAAAGCAGATGACTTTAAAGCTGGAGATAATATATTTCTAAGCATCATAAATTTAGACGTTAGTTTTAAAGACTATCTTGCTTCCTCCTTTTATATGCCTAGCTTTTCACGCGAAAAACTACCACAAAAAGCCACGCTAAATATCAACCAAAAATTACAATCACTCATCTACGCCCAGCATGAAAATAGTAAAATTTCACAGCTCTACTCGGCTCTATTTTTAGGCACAAGTATCGATGCAGAGTTAAGAGATGACGTCTCGCACCTTGGCATAGCGCATCTTATAGCCATAAGTGGCTATCATTTAGGTTTTATAAGTGCGGTTATATTTTTTGTATTTAGGCCACTTTTAAAATTTTTATATGCGAGATTTTTACCTTTTAGAAACTACAACTTTGATCTAGCCATTATCGTTTTTATAGTCTTGTCATTTTACTTTTTTATAATAGGCTTTATACCAAGCTTTTTGCGAGCGTTCTTAATGAGCATTTTAGGATTTTATTGCACGTTAAAAGGCGTTAAAATTTTAAACTTCAAAACACTTTTTATAGTGACACTTGTTAGCATATCGCTCTTTCCGCAGCTACTTTTTAGCGTAGGTTTTTACTTTTCACTCATGGGCGTTTTTTACATATTTTTATACTTTAAACACCTAAAAGATAAATTTTCGCCCTTCATTCATCTTATTCTTTTAAATTTATATGTTTGCTTTGCAATGGAAATTTGCGTGCTTTATTTCTTTCCACTCATTAGCTTACAGCAGCTTAGCGTCCTTGCTATCAACTACATCTTTAGCGTTTTTTATCCATTAAGTGCTGCACTTCATATCGCTTCGTATGGCGACATTTTTGATGGCTTGCTAAATAATGTTTTAAATTTTAGACTAAGCTCGACTAAAATTTTCGTGCCAGCTATTATTTTTATCTTTTATAATATCGCTTCACTTCTAGCTATAAAATTTAGATCCATATTCTACATTTTACCGCTGCTTGGGCTTTTGTGCTTTGCTATTGCCAGCTATAAAATTTACGCCTAAGCGATCTTCATACCATAAAATTTCATTATCTTGTTGTGAATTATCAAAGATATATACATTATAACAGCGCCTAAAATTAGCCTAGTTAAGTCTGTATCCTTTTGCCAAAAGACTAAATTTACGATGATGGCGGCTGGAATGAGAGCGTTATTCATAATGGCAAGCACGCCGCTATCGACCTCGCAAGCACCTTTGTTCCACATAAAATACCCTAGCCCACTAGCGACCACTCCAAGCCAAAGAAGCACTAAAATTTGCGTTGAAGTAAGTGAAAATTTGGCTGGATTGCCAAGAGCAAGAAGCGCAACGACAGCTACAAAAAATGCACCAAAATGAAAGTAGCCAAAGACATTTTTTTGATCCACGTCAAATTTTTCTAAAAGTGCCTTATATGCACTCTGTCCTGCCCCAAAGCAGATATTTGCCGCTTGCACTAGCAAAAAGCCCTTTAATACACCATCGTTTATAGCGCCATATTTTATAACCAAAGCTCCAAAAACCGCAACGCCAACGCTAAATAGATAAAGTGGTCTAAATTTAAAGCTAAATGCGTCGTAGATGAGCGTCACATAAAACGGCGTAAAAATGGTAAAAAGTGCTACTTCTGGCACGCTTAGATACAAGAATGAATTGTAATAAAATAGATACATAAGTCCTATTTGCACCGCTCCGATCGCCATTATGCCAAATGCTAGCTTTGGGCTAATACCACGAAATTTTGTAAATGGCAAAAAGACTAAGCTCGCAAGCGCAACCCGAATAAAAACAGCCAAATAGCTATCAACCTTACCAGCTAAAAACTCACCTATCAAACTAAAGCTAAAAGCCCACAAAATGGTTACAAAGATCAGTTTATTCAATTATCACCTCATTTATTTTTCTTGCACATTCAAAAAAATACTCAAGCTTGTTTAGCTCAAGTAAATCGCTATCAAGGATAAAATTTGCCCTGTCGCTAAAATTTTTCTCACTCACAAACAAAAATTCTTCATATTTTATCTCACCATCAAGATAGCCATTTAACAAATCAACAAAATCACTATCAAGCTTATCTTGCTTCAAATCTTGCAAATTTAACTTTGCATTTAAGCCTTTGATCGTGCTTTCTAGCTCTTTTAGGCGAGCGATTATCCTATTTTCTTCATCGCTTAGATCAAGTGCCGCTTTTTGCTCTTCAATGCGTTTAACTTGACTTTGTTTGCTAAGACTTAAGCTATCAGGCAGTTTCCACTCAAATTCCACTCTAGGCCTGTTCGCATCAGCGTAAGCGCCTATCATCTGCGAAGTCGTCCTCTCACCTTTTTTAAAGCTGTTATTATTCACACTTTGCATATCTTTTAAGTAAATTTTTGAGCAAATTTGCTCTTTTGCTTCTCATTTTCTTGCTCTTTTATAAATTTTTCTTGCTCCATTGCCCCAAGTTTTGCGCTTATATCATCTTTACTAAAATCAGGCATCATTATCTTTGAGCCAGCATTAAAGCCGATCTCGCCATTTGAGAGTAAATTTATCCTTGAGTTTAGCTCGGCTAGCTTAAGTCCAAGCTCGTCTAGCTCGGCTCTTTTTTTATTAAGAGTAAAATTTATCGCATCAAATTCACTCTTATCGATCTCGCCATATTCAAACCAAAACTCATTTTCAGCCACAGCCTTAGCAAAACTATCCACAAATTTTGTCTCTAAATTTATAAGTGAATTTAGTGCAATGGCGTTGAAATAGACCTTTGCGACCTGAAAAGCAGTGAGATTCATCAGCTCTTCATCTTTATAAATTTTCTCCACGCCCTTGTGGTCTAGAATTTTATCAGCAGCCTCGCTCGCACCACCATCAAAGATAAGATACTCAACCTTTGCCGTGATCGATCCTGCCTTTGTCATATATCCGCCCTTTATCTCATCAGGCACAAAGGTATATCTGCCATCAAGGGATAAATTTAGCTTTTTACTCTTATTTTTATTTATATATTCATTTTTATTAAATTCTTTTAAACTCTCAAGCCTTGCACTTTGCGCTAGAGCGATGATCTCTAGTAAATTTCCAGCCCAAAGAGGCAAGGCAAAGAGCAAAACTGCCAAAATTTTCTTCAAATTCTCTCCCTTTCATAAAATTTTCTTATAGATTTATCAAGATTATAAACCCACGCAAAGAGCACTGGCACAACAAGTAGGCTTAGCAAGGTCGAGCTAATGAGTCCAAAGATGATGCTTATAGCCATAGGTGAGTTTGCCTCAAAGCCAGCTCCTCTGCTAAGTGCAAGAGGGAGCATAGCAAATATCATCGCAAAAGTGGTCATCAAAACAGCTCTTAGGCGCTTTTTAGCAGCCATTTTCACAGCTTCGTTTGCCTCTATACCGCTATTTGCAAAGTAGTTTGCAAAATCAACTACCAAAATGGCGTTTTTACCGACCATGCCAAAGAGCAAGATGACGCCAACCATGACAAATAGACTAAATGGATTGCCGCTTATAAAAAGTCCGATCACGACGCCACAAAAGGCAAGCGGCATGGCAAGCATGATGAGAAATGGCAGCAAAAAGCTCTCGTAAAGTGCAGCTAGCACCATGTAAATAAGCACTGCGCTCGCACTTACTGTAAAGATAAAAGAGGCGTTTGTATCGTCCATCAGCTCGACAAACCCAAGAAATTTATACTTGAAATTTGCTGGCAAAATTTCATCAAGCTTCTTTGAAATTTCATTTGCCACGCTATTTAGCGGAGCGTTATTTTTGGTATTTGCTAGAAATTTGATCTCATCGGCCCTATTAAACCTTGAAATGCTAGCTGGCTTTTGCTCAAAACTAATCGTCGCCACATCGCCAAGTGTGACAAAAAAGCCCTCTTTGCTTCTTATCTTGGTCTTTAAAATATCATTTGTATCGCTTCTAAATTTATCATCAAGGCGCATATAAAGCTCATACTCTTTACCATTTTCGTTTTCAAAAACAGAGACCTCGTTCTGGCTAAATGCGCTATAAACGGCGCTTGCAATGCTGGCTTTGTCTAAATTTAGCCTCTTAGCCTTATCTTCATCGATAGAAATTTGCACGCGCTTTAGCAGATCTTCTTCTGGCGAATTTACATCCGTTGCATCATTTATCTCTTTTAGCATCTTGCTGATCTTTGGTACAAATTTTTCTAAATCTTTCCCATTTTCAGAGGTGATAGTAAGCTTAACTGGCTGCACATCGCCACCTTCAACAACTGGCAAGTCAGCCACGATGACGCTCATATCGTCACTTTTTAGCTTGTCGCGAAACCTCTGCATGATAGCGTTTTGCCGCTCGTGATTAGCTCTATCTTTTAGCTCCTTTAGCCTAACGTAAGCTTTTACAAGATAAGGCTGCTTGGCGTCTGTGTAGCCAAGGATGAAGTAGGCGTAGGCGACCTGAGGATCGGCGTTTATGAGTGAAATTTTATCTTTTAGCCTCTCTTTGCTAGCTTGCAGGCTAAGTGAAGGATCAAGCTTAAAG
Protein-coding sequences here:
- a CDS encoding prepilin-type N-terminal cleavage/methylation domain-containing protein; protein product: MKRRAYTLLELIFIVVILGILSTVAIPRLFFSRSDATISNAKTQLAAIRSGISLKYNDNILQAKPEFPQKLDDGDPSRLFKNVINIPIKDSGSKNGWHRISDDKYTFRLDGKVANFKYDKNTGDFGCSDENEICKSLQ
- a CDS encoding primosomal protein N' translates to MHYYILAFYGLNLAPLTYESDQKLEKFQGVKASLRGKILTAFIVNETGKPEFKTSKILEILPINLTSMQSELAIFISKYYTCELGISLNLFEPNDTIAADKFYENQNFNVAPKLSEKQQETLDFINKRKISLIFGDTGSGKSEIYIAKIREILNAGSQALFLMPEISLTPQMQKRLESFFGEAVAVWHSKITSKKKEQILKDIKSGKVRLIAGARSALFLPLERLKLIIIDEEHDDSYKNTGSKPHYNARDLALFLTSKFDLQVVLGSATPSLTSFYKQEHFRLKGTYFDSQKNYIFDESETGISEILKDEISKTLANKKQAVICLPTRANFKYLVCKNCGETLKCQFCSIGMSYYKKQNVLKCQYCEHKMTVPKTCHQCGSEMIEAKKIGTSELLERLQAEFANARIAKFDRDEITTQNKLVKALKEFNDGKIDILLGTQMLSKGHDYHNVELAVIMGFDELLNFPDYKARERTLALAMQVAGRAGRNGVGRVIIQSKQREFFESYISDYDAFLKDEIDYRKELYPPFTRLLRIIISHKDEKIVKNTMNEFVQRIEPLRSDELEIIGYGKCQIEYLGSKFRYEILLRSNSHMPLLKAANLCKSELSDIDIDPVNFS
- a CDS encoding 4-hydroxy-3-methylbut-2-en-1-yl diphosphate synthase, whose amino-acid sequence is MQRFPTKQIKIRNVLIGGDAPISVQSMTFSKTKDVKSTLEQIQRLYFAGCDIVRCAVFDKEDASALKQIVAGSPIPVVADIHFNHTYALIVSEFVDAIRINPGNIGSAKNIKAVVDACRQRNLPIRIGVNSGSLEKQFEDRYGRTVEAMVESAMYNIKLLEDFDFTDIKISLKSSDVERTMQAYRALRPKTNYPFHLGVTEAGTTFHATIKSAIALGGLLLEGIGDTMRVSITGELEEEIKVAKAILKDSGRQKEGLNIISCPTCGRLQADLMAAVKLVEEKTKGIKEPLNVSVMGCVVNAIGEAKGADVAIAFGKGNGMIMRHGEVVARLPESELVDRFLQEIDDEIKSRD
- a CDS encoding replicative DNA helicase (unwinds double stranded DNA); its protein translation is MAKQRVNEIEFTNLYDIDMERAILSSILQNNDILGEIFDIVKAKDFYLKGHSQIYDAMVACLNSDDPITMPFLKNRLGEKYDEELILDILGTNSLIDIQKYANELREKSIKRSLVKIAHNIPSKVNEDKPSRDMVDDLSQEFYSLIEGGSTGVIKEGKEIIMKMMDHINAQALLGEKDIVGLDTGFKKLNEMIKGFKNGDLIIVAARPGMGKTTLCLNFMSQVLKNNAGVVFFSLEMPAEQIMMRMLASKTSIPLQDIMTAKMDDEALARFSDACEEFAASKLFVHDSGYVNIHQVRTQMRKLKAMHPEISLCVIDYIGLMMSTNNYADRHVQIAEISRGLKLLARELDMPIIALSQLNRSLESRANKRPMLSDLRESGAIEQDADIILFVYRDEFYLEQEEKEKEKRASAEGKEYKSNHVFNKLQEKAEIIVGKNRNGETGSVDVLFQKQHSRFEDMSAMPVSDVSFEG
- a CDS encoding competence protein, with protein sequence MRFKALKNKEFFTIFCLICLCIFSINLAISYHKYQIFMDKGEQELTATVISSYEKLGDDGKKRQILKLKTDEFSFYTLGAKADDFKAGDNIFLSIINLDVSFKDYLASSFYMPSFSREKLPQKATLNINQKLQSLIYAQHENSKISQLYSALFLGTSIDAELRDDVSHLGIAHLIAISGYHLGFISAVIFFVFRPLLKFLYARFLPFRNYNFDLAIIVFIVLSFYFFIIGFIPSFLRAFLMSILGFYCTLKGVKILNFKTLFIVTLVSISLFPQLLFSVGFYFSLMGVFYIFLYFKHLKDKFSPFIHLILLNLYVCFAMEICVLYFFPLISLQQLSVLAINYIFSVFYPLSAALHIASYGDIFDGLLNNVLNFRLSSTKIFVPAIIFIFYNIASLLAIKFRSIFYILPLLGLLCFAIASYKIYA